A stretch of Pseudomonas sp. LRP2-20 DNA encodes these proteins:
- a CDS encoding carboxynorspermidine decarboxylase, translating to MIKTPYYLIDKTKLLSNMEKIAYVRENSGAKALLALKCFATWSVFDLMQQYMDGTTSSSLFELKLGRQKFAGETHGYSVAWADDEIEEMLENCDKIIFNSIGQLQRFAEQSEGKVRGLRVNPQVSSSDYLLADPARPFSRLGEWDPAKIEQVIEQISGFMFHNNCENGDFGLFDKMLSHIEERFGHLLHKVEWVSLGGGIHFTGEGYALDAFCARLKAFSEKYGVQVYLEPGEAAITNSASLEVTVLDTLYNGKHLAVVDSSIEAHLLDLLIYRLNAKMAPNDGEHTYMVCGKSCLAGDIFGEYQFDRPLAIGDRLSFIDTAGYTMVKKNWFNGLKMPSIVVKQLDGSVEVVRDFGFEDYVSSLS from the coding sequence ATGATCAAGACGCCGTACTACCTCATCGACAAAACCAAGCTGCTGAGCAACATGGAGAAGATCGCCTACGTGCGCGAAAACTCCGGTGCCAAGGCGCTGCTCGCCCTCAAGTGCTTCGCCACCTGGTCGGTGTTCGACCTGATGCAGCAGTACATGGACGGCACCACCTCGTCCTCGCTGTTCGAGCTCAAGCTCGGCCGCCAGAAGTTCGCTGGCGAGACCCATGGCTACAGCGTGGCCTGGGCCGATGACGAGATCGAGGAAATGCTCGAGAACTGCGACAAGATCATCTTCAACTCGATCGGCCAGCTGCAGCGCTTCGCCGAACAGTCCGAAGGCAAGGTCCGTGGCCTGCGCGTCAACCCGCAGGTCAGCAGCTCCGACTACCTGCTGGCCGACCCTGCCCGCCCGTTCAGCCGCCTCGGCGAATGGGACCCGGCCAAGATCGAACAGGTGATCGAACAGATCTCCGGCTTCATGTTCCACAACAACTGCGAGAACGGTGACTTCGGCCTGTTCGACAAGATGCTGTCGCACATCGAAGAGCGCTTCGGCCACCTGCTGCACAAGGTCGAGTGGGTCAGCCTCGGTGGCGGTATCCACTTCACCGGCGAAGGCTATGCGCTGGACGCCTTCTGCGCGCGCCTGAAAGCCTTCTCGGAAAAGTACGGCGTGCAGGTCTACCTGGAGCCCGGCGAAGCCGCCATCACCAACAGCGCCTCGCTGGAAGTGACCGTGCTCGACACCCTGTACAACGGCAAGCACCTGGCCGTGGTCGACAGCTCGATCGAAGCTCACCTGCTCGACCTGCTGATCTACCGCCTCAACGCCAAGATGGCCCCCAACGACGGCGAGCACACCTACATGGTCTGCGGCAAGTCGTGCCTGGCGGGTGACATCTTCGGCGAATACCAATTCGATCGCCCACTGGCCATCGGCGACCGCCTGTCGTTCATCGACACGGCCGGCTACACCATGGTCAAGAAAAACTGGTTCAACGGTTTGAAGATGCCGTCCATCGTGGTCAAGCAGCTCGACGGCAGCGTCGAGGTGGTCC